The Candidatus Delongbacteria bacterium genome contains the following window.
CAGCTTCTTCAGGTACTCGCACATCCCGCCGGACTCGAACTGGAAGACGCCCAGGGTCTGGCCGCGGCCGAAGAGCTCGAAGGTCTTGGCGTCGTCCTTGGGAATGGTCTCGATGTCCAGGTCCACGCCGCGCTCCAGCAGCCGGCGCTGGGTCTCCTTGATGATGGTCAGGGCGCGCAGCCCGAGGAAGTCCATCTTCAGCAGTCCCACCTCGTCGATCCAGGTGCCGTCCCACTGGGTGGTGACGTCGCCCTCCATGCCGCCCGCGCGCTGCAGGGGCACGAACTCCTCCAGCGGGCCGGGGGTGATCACCACGCCGGCGGCGTGCACGCCCGAGGCGCGGTTGAGGCCCTCGAGGATCTCAGCGTTGCGCCACATCTGCTCGTAGCGCGGATCGGTCTTGAGCAGCAGGTCCAGCTCGGGCACGGCCGCGCGCACGTCGGACAGATGGACCTTCTTGTCCATGGCCATCTTGGGCGGGATGAGTTTGGTGATGGCGTCGGTCTCGGCGAAGGAGAGGCCCAGCACGCGGCCCAGGTCCTTGACCACGGCCTTGCTCATCAGGCGGCCGAAGGTGATGATCTGCGCCACGTTGCGCTCGCCGTACTTGCGCTTGACGTAGTCGATCACGTCCTGCCGGTGGCGGTCCTCGAAGTCGATGTCGATGTCGGGCATGGACACGCGTTCGGGGTTGAGGAAGCGCTCGAAGAGCAGGTCGAATTCCAGCGGATCGATGTTGGTGATGCCCAGCACGTAGCTCACCAGCGCGCCGGCGGCGCTGCCGCGGCCGGGACCCACGCGGATGTCGTTGGCGCGCGCGTAGTCGATGAAGTCCTTGACGATGAGGAAATAGCCGGCGAAGCCCATTTTTTGGATCACGCCGATCTCGTAGTCCAGGCGCTCGCCGGCGCCGGCGGGCGGGCCGGCGGGGAAGCGGCGGGCCAGGCCTTCCTGGCAGGCCAGGGCGAAGTAGTCGTCCAGGGTCTGGGCCGGACTCTCCGGCGGAATGGGGAAGACCGGCAGCTGGCGCGTGTCGAAGTCCAGGCTCACGTCGCATTTGTCGGCGATTTCGCGCGTGATGCGGCAGGCGTCCTCCATGCCGGGGAAGGCCTGGTACATCTCCGCGGCGGTCTTGAAGAAGAGCTGGTCCGTGCTGTAGCGCATGTTGCGCGGATCGTGCTGTTTCTGGTCGCGGATGCAGATGTACATGTCGTGGGCCAGCACGTGGCTGCGCTCGAGGTAGTGGATGTCATTCGTGGCCACCAGCGGGATGGCCAGCGAATCGGAGAGCTCCTTCATGCGCGCCCGGGCGATGTCCTCCTCGGGGATGCCGTGGTTCTGCACCTCCAGGTAGAAGTCGTCGCCGAAAAGCTCGCGGTAGGCCAGGGCCGTGCTCTTGGCCTTGTCCCAGTCGGAGGCGAGCAGGGACTGGTTGATCTCGCCGCCCAGGCAGGCGGTCTGGGCGATCAGCCCGCGGTGGTACTTCTGCAGCAGCTCCCAGTCCACGCGCGGCCGGTAGTAGAAGCCGTCCAGGAAGCCCGCGCTCACCAGCCGCAGCAGATTGTGGTAGCCCTCCTGGTTCTTGGCCAGCAGCACCATGTGGAAGTAGGGCTTGCGGCCGGCGACCTTCTGGCGCTCCTTGCGGCTGCCGTTGGCCACGTAGACCTCGCAGCCGATGATCGGCTTGACCTTGGCCTTGCGCGCGGCCTTGTAGAATTCCAGCAGGCCGTAGAGATTGCCATGGTCGGTCAGGGCGAAGCTGTCCATGCCGTTGTCCACGCAGCGCTGCACCAGCTGGTCCACCCGGGCGGCGCCGTCCAGCAGGGAGTAGTGGCTGTGGTTGTGGAGGTGGACGAACTCGGGCATGGCATTCTCGATGCTTCCGGCGCAGCGGAGGGGCGATCGCCTTTCCTGACAAATGGATCGGGTTCTGGCTTGGAGTCTGGCTCCGGGTCAGCGCCCGCGGGCTGGCCACCCGGGGCGAGGCGCAAGAACATAGAATTGCCCCCCCACGCCCCAAAGCACTCGGCGGCAAGAAGCGGTGGATAACCCGTCAAGTGGTTGTGGGACATGAATCTGTCGTGACCGCGCGCTTCGCCACCTTCAATGGTCATTTCCGGAGGCCGAGTGTCGCCATCTGCCGTTCTGTGCATGTTGCTTGCCGTCTGCCTGAGCGCCGGGCCCGCCCCGGGCCGGGAGATCCGCTGGGCGCCCTTTCCCGTGCTGGCCTACACGCCGGAGACCGGCGGGATCGGCGGCGCCTTCCTGCAGGGAGTGACGTCGGGGGACAGCCTGGCCCACGAGAGCCAGTTGGCCGCCTGGCTCTCCGTCAGCACGCGCCGGCAGCTGGAGCTGGGCCTGCGGCCGGAACTCTGGCTGGCCCAAGGGCGCTGGGTGGCCCAGGGCGAACTGAGCTACCAGAACTGGCCGGCCACTTGGTTCGGGCCGGGGGATCCCGCGCCGGAGGCCGCCTACACGGTGGAGAAGGGCAAGGTCGAACTGAGCCTGCGGCGCCGGGTGGCGTCCGGGTTGTTCGTGGGTGGCTACGGCCTGCAGATCCGCGAGAGTTTCACGGACTGGGAGGCCGGCTTTCCGCTGGCCGAGCAGGAAGGCCGGGACAGCGGCCTGGGCCTGGAGTGCGCCTGGGATCGGCGCGACAGCTCCATCTGGCCCACCCGCGGCGGCTATCTGCTGGGGCGCGCGGCCCGGCATGCGCCCTGGATGGGGAACAAGCGGCCCTACACGCGCTGGCTGCTGGATCTGCGCGGCTACCGCTCTGCGGGGCCCGGCGTGCTGGCGGGACAAGCCGTCCTGGACGGACGGGGCGGCCGGCCCGGCTTCCGGGCGCTGCCCCGGCTGGGCGAGTATCTGCGGGCCTATGAGGATCTGCGCTTCCTGGATTCCTGGTTGCTGGCCGGGCGGCTGGAGTGGCGGCAGCCTGTGCCGCTGCCCGCCTGGACGGGTCCCTGGCTGGCGCGGCGCTGCGGGATGGTGGCCTTCGCGGAGCTGGGCGCACTGGCGGATGGGCCCGGCCGGCTGGCGGGCGCGCCTTGGCGGCGCAGCCTGGGATTGGGCGGCCGCTACGCCCTGCTGCCGGACCAGCACGTCAACGTGCGGGCGGACCTGGCCTTCGGCTCGGAAGGGCTGGCGCTGCGGATCAAGGTTGGGGAAGAGTTTTGAGGACGTACTCTGCAAACCAGGCAGAGCCAGGGACAGACGGTGACACCGACCCCTTCCCCCTTCAGGGGGAAGGGTGGGATGGGGGTTCAAGGCAAGCCTGATTTCTTTCCACATCCCTCTCGACCAATGCATGGAAGATCGTTTGGATCACACCTTCAAGATTTTCTTCAATCTCTGTGTTCCAGAAACGCATCACCTGTACGCCTTGCTCAGAAAGCCAATGGGTTCTGAGCAGATCTTGCTCAGTTGACAGCGCATGCTGACCGCCATCCAACTCGATGGCCAAGCCGCACGACAGACAGATGAAGTCGATGATGAAGGGGCCTGCCGGAGCTTGTCGACGGAACTTGTATCCGCCCAACTGACGGCTGCGCAAAGCTGCCCACAAGCGCTGCTCAGCGGGCGTCATTGCGTGGCGCAATTGGCGGGCACGAACCGTCATGATGGGAGAGATCCTGTGATACACGTTGAACCCCCATCCTAACCTCCGCCCGAAAAGGAGTAAGGGCTCGTGAGGCAGAAACCCCCATCCTAACCTTCCCCCTGAAGGGGGAAGGGACTTGAAGGCGGAGAACCCCCATCCTAATCTTCCCCCTGAAGGGGGAAGGGATCGCGCAACCAGGCCTCTGCATCAGGAAGGGAGTGGGGTCAGACTCTCCAACAAGCGCCGGGCGGCCGCAAGATCCGGCTCCTCTTCGCGACCGGATTGCAAGCGGGCGATCTGCCGCAGGCGGCCCTCCTCGTCCAGCAGGCGGATGTCGATGCGCGTGGCGCCATCGGCGTAGGCCTTTTCCACGCCGATCTGATGCCGGGCGGCGGCGGCGATCTGGGGCAGGTGCGTGATGCAGAGCAGCTGGTGGCGGGCCGCCAGTTGCCGCATGAGCGTGGCCACGGCCAGGGCGGCCTTGCCGCTGATCCCGGCGTCGATCTCGTCGAAAACCAGGCACTGGCCCGCGCACTCCTCCAACAGCAGGCACTTGAGCGCCAGCATCACGCGGCTGAGTTCGCCGCCGGAGGCGATCTCCTCCAGCGGGCCCAGCGGCGTGTCCGGATTGGTGCTGATGTAGAAGGCGGGCGATTCGGCGCCCACGGCGTCCCACTCGGCGGCGGGTTCCTCCAGGCAGACGTCCAGGCGCCCGCCCAGGATGCCCAGCTCCTCCAGCAGGGGCTGGATGCGCCGCGAGAGCGCCGCCCCGCCGCTGGAACGGGCCGCGCTCAGGCCGGCGCGGGCGGCGGAGAGGGCCGCGCGCAGCCGCTCCTCCTCGCCCTCCAGCCGCAGGATCTGCCCGTCCAAGTCGTCGCCCCGGGCCAGCAGGTCGTCCAGCTCGCTCTGGCGGGCCAGCAGCAGGTCCAGGCTGCCGCCGTGCTTGCGGATCATCCGGTCCAGTTGCTGCAGGCGCTCGCGGATCTGTTCCAGCCGCTCGGGATCTCCTTCCAGGGCCTCGGCCCGGGCGCGGGCCTGCTGGGCCGCCTCCTGCACCTGGATCAGGGCCTCGGCCAGCAGTCCGGCGGCGCTGGCGAAGGCCGGGTCCAGCTTGGCGGCCTGGGCCAACTCGCGCTGCAGGGGCACCAGGCGGGAGTGGACGCTGTCCTCGCTTTCCTCCAGCGCGTCGGCGGCCTGGAACCCGGTCCGTTGCAGCTCCTCTGAGTTGCTCAGCACGCGGTGCTCGGCCTCGAGCTCGCGGTCCTCGCCGGGGCGGGCGGCCAGCTTCTCCAACTCCTCGCTCTGGAACTGCCACAGCTCGCGCAGCTCGCGCTGGCGGTCACGCGACTTGCGCGCGGCGGCCAGCTGCCCGGCGGCCTCCTTCCAGGTCTGCCAGAGGGCGTCGTGGGCGGCGCGCGCCGGGGCGATGGCCGGCAGGGCGTCCAGCAGGTCGGCGTGGCGCTCGCGCTCCAGCAGCTGGGCGAGATCGCGCTGGCCGTGGAAGTCCGCCAGCAGGCGGGCCAGTTCACGCAGGTCGCGCTGCTGGACGGGCTGACCGTTCACCCAGCTGCGGCTGCGGCCCTGGGAGATCTCGCGCGTGATCTCCAGCGGGCCGTCCTCCGGCAGTCCGCGCGGTTGGCACCACTCGCGGCGGGCGGCGTCCGGCGGCGCCTGGAACACGCCGCTGAGCCGGGTGGTCCGGCCCTCGTGGAGCAGCTCGCGGTGGACGCGGGCGCCCAGCAGGGCGGCCACGGCCCCCAGCAGCATGCTCTTGCCGGCGCCGGTCTCGCCGGTGACGGCCACAAAGCCGGCCGGCAGGGCCAGGTCGAGGGCTTGGATCAGACCGAAGTGCTCGATGGTCAGGTGTCTCAGCATGGGGGCAAGATACGGCGTGGAGGCCTCAGGGAAAGGGGGAGAAAACGCGGCTTTCCCCGAGACGGTGGAGAGGATTCGCTGGAATGGACAAGGGACGGGAGCGGGCGGCAAACGCGCGGGTTATGTGGTGAAGCCCGGACGGGGGCCAGACAGTCATCCGATTTTAACGATGAACCCTCCCACCGCCCCCCACCCGCCCGGGGTACTTGGGGTCTTCAGTTTTGATCCCCGTATGACGAGGGAAAGTGGTGGATAGCGGAAAGCGTGTGGAGTGACGCAGACGAACCGGCTGTTCCTCGCATGGCCGGGCGCAGACTGTCATGGCCCGCCGTCCGAGTCCTCAGGGCCGGCCCTGCGCCGAGTCCACGTCCAACGGGCCCACGGGCAGGAAGCGATCCCGGCGGCGCGCGGTCTCCAACTCCTGGGCCTGCCTCTCGTCCCACCACCAGAGCCAGAGCGGGCAGCTCTCCCCGGCCTGTGGTCGCAGCACTTCCGCTGGAACGCCGAAGCGATTCCACCAGGCCAGTCGCAGAAACGGTGCATGCCAGCCCAGGGCGTAGGGCGCCAGCTGACCCAAGCGGGCGTCCAGGTGCTGCAACAGCTGGACGCGCTGGTCGTCCAGCAGACTGGCGTCATAGGCCACGATCAGGGAGTCCACGGTCGCATCTGCCAAACCCGACGGATTGTACGACGCGACCTGCGAGGAATGGAAGGGGTAGAAGGGACGGGGTTCCTGCAGGCCGCGCCATTGATGCCAGAACAAGTGGATCTCGCCCTTGCTCACCCGGCCCCGATGGGTGGTCATGTCCACCGGTTCGGTTCGCAGCCGCACCCCGGCCCGGGAAAACTCATGACGAATCAGATCCATCACCAAGGTCCAGTCCGGTGAGGAATTCGTCGCCAGCACCACCTCCAGCGGGTGTCCCAAGGAATCCTGCCGCACGCCGTCCGGACCGCGGTGCCAGCCCGCTGCATCGAGCAAACGGCCGGCTTCCAGTGTGTCACAACGCAGCTCCGGCAAGGCGGGATTCTCGCCCGGCGTGCATTCGAAGTAACTGCGCAGGAGTTCATACTCTCCGCGGTAAGGACCCTCGATGATCTGCTCACGGGGCAGCAGGCGCGTCAAGGCCTGGCGCACGCGAAGATCATTAAATGGTGGATGGCGCAGATTGAAGACCAGCGCCATGCCGTCCGCCGGCTGATGCAGCCGGACCTTGCGGCGCTGCACCCAACCGGCGCGGAGCGGCTCCAGGGCCTGCGGCGTGATCTCGGTGACCCAATCCGCGGAGTTGTTGACGAAGAGGATGTCCACTTCATCCTCAAGAAAGAACTGCCGCTCCTCCTGGGGTGACCGGACCACACGCAGCACCAAATCGCGGAAATTGCCCACTCCCTGCAGGGCAGGGTCCCTGCGTCGCCAAGCCCGACTGTGCCGCGTCAACCGTAGT
Protein-coding sequences here:
- the dnaE gene encoding DNA polymerase III subunit alpha — translated: MPEFVHLHNHSHYSLLDGAARVDQLVQRCVDNGMDSFALTDHGNLYGLLEFYKAARKAKVKPIIGCEVYVANGSRKERQKVAGRKPYFHMVLLAKNQEGYHNLLRLVSAGFLDGFYYRPRVDWELLQKYHRGLIAQTACLGGEINQSLLASDWDKAKSTALAYRELFGDDFYLEVQNHGIPEEDIARARMKELSDSLAIPLVATNDIHYLERSHVLAHDMYICIRDQKQHDPRNMRYSTDQLFFKTAAEMYQAFPGMEDACRITREIADKCDVSLDFDTRQLPVFPIPPESPAQTLDDYFALACQEGLARRFPAGPPAGAGERLDYEIGVIQKMGFAGYFLIVKDFIDYARANDIRVGPGRGSAAGALVSYVLGITNIDPLEFDLLFERFLNPERVSMPDIDIDFEDRHRQDVIDYVKRKYGERNVAQIITFGRLMSKAVVKDLGRVLGLSFAETDAITKLIPPKMAMDKKVHLSDVRAAVPELDLLLKTDPRYEQMWRNAEILEGLNRASGVHAAGVVITPGPLEEFVPLQRAGGMEGDVTTQWDGTWIDEVGLLKMDFLGLRALTIIKETQRRLLERGVDLDIETIPKDDAKTFELFGRGQTLGVFQFESGGMCEYLKKLQPSRLDDLIAMNALYRPGPIDNIPLFIERRHGREEVRYLHPVMEKFLDLTYGVIVYQEQVMQIAQAVGGFSLGQADEMRRAMGKKKLDVMAKMKVGFVQGAAERQIPEKTAVEIWDLLERFASYGFNKSHSAAYAWLAYQTAYLKANYTAEFLAAVMTDEMADTDKMVVFIEECRRFGIPVLPPDVNQSLREFRVVDGGIRFGLGGVKNVGDTAIQALVAGRADGPFTDVFDLAGRVDVTRVNRKVLESLIQVGAFDSLDERRATLFAGVEQLLRFAAVQQEQASRNQISLFGEAEAVQVPPPVLDEAPAWSEADRLQREKELIGIYISGHPLEQYRDVVEGFSTRRLDLVNALGDGAQLLVCGMISAFRTLINKKDKKMALGAIDDFGGSLKFMAFEEQLGLAGDALRKDALCALRGRLSVKDENDRILIVEQAYPLSELLERAAKRLTIELDKRHLDPVQLDGLETLLRQHKGEGEVFFRLVAADGQAVHFKSGKFKVAITPEFLGALKERLVGHRVTAS
- a CDS encoding DUF559 domain-containing protein, whose translation is MTVRARQLRHAMTPAEQRLWAALRSRQLGGYKFRRQAPAGPFIIDFICLSCGLAIELDGGQHALSTEQDLLRTHWLSEQGVQVMRFWNTEIEENLEGVIQTIFHALVERDVERNQACLEPPSHPSP
- the recN gene encoding DNA repair protein RecN, whose protein sequence is MLRHLTIEHFGLIQALDLALPAGFVAVTGETGAGKSMLLGAVAALLGARVHRELLHEGRTTRLSGVFQAPPDAARREWCQPRGLPEDGPLEITREISQGRSRSWVNGQPVQQRDLRELARLLADFHGQRDLAQLLERERHADLLDALPAIAPARAAHDALWQTWKEAAGQLAAARKSRDRQRELRELWQFQSEELEKLAARPGEDRELEAEHRVLSNSEELQRTGFQAADALEESEDSVHSRLVPLQRELAQAAKLDPAFASAAGLLAEALIQVQEAAQQARARAEALEGDPERLEQIRERLQQLDRMIRKHGGSLDLLLARQSELDDLLARGDDLDGQILRLEGEEERLRAALSAARAGLSAARSSGGAALSRRIQPLLEELGILGGRLDVCLEEPAAEWDAVGAESPAFYISTNPDTPLGPLEEIASGGELSRVMLALKCLLLEECAGQCLVFDEIDAGISGKAALAVATLMRQLAARHQLLCITHLPQIAAAARHQIGVEKAYADGATRIDIRLLDEEGRLRQIARLQSGREEEPDLAAARRLLESLTPLPS
- a CDS encoding ABC transporter substrate-binding protein, translated to MRFPPVRLIGALLCFAIVRPLPAALSPEGEDARKYWARHGYATEEPTAGPVSGVSAELGGAGFEALAASLGFVTNADFRSPGDPLARPGGVLRVPLHGYPASLCPLARSGAEHFQQLAAGLLHETLLGGDAWSGSHTPKLASHWKIEADSAAGQWIWFRLGPEARWQTGQRVTAEDVRATWRLLTDESLGQPGVSAEYRQVAEPQVLSPHLVRVHCLTRSLSVFQNLAFLMPILPAHLINGLSARDVLERWRTEPLPGSGLYFLSESKPGSELRLTRHSRAWRRRDPALQGVGNFRDLVLRVVRSPQEERQFFLEDEVDILFVNNSADWVTEITPQALEPLRAGWVQRRKVRLHQPADGMALVFNLRHPPFNDLRVRQALTRLLPREQIIEGPYRGEYELLRSYFECTPGENPALPELRCDTLEAGRLLDAAGWHRGPDGVRQDSLGHPLEVVLATNSSPDWTLVMDLIRHEFSRAGVRLRTEPVDMTTHRGRVSKGEIHLFWHQWRGLQEPRPFYPFHSSQVASYNPSGLADATVDSLIVAYDASLLDDQRVQLLQHLDARLGQLAPYALGWHAPFLRLAWWNRFGVPAEVLRPQAGESCPLWLWWWDERQAQELETARRRDRFLPVGPLDVDSAQGRP